In the genome of Gordonia rubripertincta, one region contains:
- a CDS encoding NDMA-dependent alcohol dehydrogenase has translation MKTKGALLREHNKPWAIEEIEIGDPKAHEIKIKMEAAGMCHSDHHLMTGGIPMAGFPILGGHEGAGVVAEVGEGVTDFEVGDHVVLSFIPSCGKCPSCQSGMANLCDFGAMLLQGEAVSDNTFRIQTAAGENVYPMTLLGTFAPYMVVHEASAVKIDKDIPFEVAALCGCGIPTGYGSSTRSGDVRPGEDVAIVGVGGVGTAALQGAVISGARNVFAIDPVEWKREQALKFGATAAFASVEEAAMAIAETTHGGMCQKVIVTVGEVHGKDVDLWMGITAKGGTCVLTGMGNMLESDVTLNLAMLTLLQKNLQGSIFGGANPKLDIPQLLSMYKIGKLNIADMITRQYRLDQINEGYQDMLDGRNIRGVIRYTEEDW, from the coding sequence GTGAAGACAAAGGGCGCGCTGCTGCGTGAGCACAACAAGCCGTGGGCGATCGAGGAGATCGAGATCGGCGATCCCAAGGCCCACGAGATCAAGATCAAGATGGAAGCGGCGGGCATGTGCCACTCCGACCATCACTTGATGACCGGCGGCATCCCGATGGCCGGGTTCCCGATCCTGGGTGGCCACGAGGGTGCGGGTGTCGTCGCCGAGGTCGGCGAGGGCGTCACCGACTTCGAGGTCGGCGACCACGTTGTGCTGTCGTTCATCCCGTCGTGCGGCAAGTGTCCGTCGTGTCAGTCGGGCATGGCCAACCTGTGCGACTTCGGCGCCATGCTGCTGCAGGGCGAAGCGGTGTCGGACAACACGTTCCGAATCCAGACGGCAGCCGGCGAGAACGTCTACCCGATGACCCTCCTGGGCACCTTCGCGCCCTACATGGTGGTCCACGAGGCGTCGGCGGTGAAGATCGACAAGGACATCCCGTTCGAGGTCGCCGCACTGTGTGGCTGTGGTATCCCCACCGGCTACGGCTCGTCGACCCGCAGCGGTGACGTCCGTCCCGGCGAGGACGTGGCGATCGTCGGTGTCGGCGGCGTCGGTACGGCAGCCCTCCAGGGCGCTGTCATCTCGGGTGCCCGCAACGTGTTCGCCATCGACCCGGTCGAGTGGAAGCGTGAGCAGGCGCTGAAGTTCGGTGCCACCGCGGCATTCGCGTCGGTCGAAGAGGCCGCGATGGCGATCGCGGAGACCACCCACGGCGGCATGTGCCAGAAGGTGATCGTCACTGTCGGCGAGGTCCACGGCAAGGACGTCGACCTGTGGATGGGCATCACCGCCAAAGGTGGCACCTGTGTGCTGACCGGCATGGGCAACATGCTCGAGAGCGACGTGACGTTGAACCTCGCGATGCTGACGCTACTGCAGAAGAACCTGCAGGGCTCCATCTTCGGTGGCGCCAACCCGAAGCTCGACATCCCGCAGCTGCTGTCGATGTACAAGATCGGCAAGCTCAACATCGCCGACATGATCACCCGCCAGTACCGTCTGGACCAGATCAACGAGGGCTACCAGGACATGCTGGACGGCCGCAACATCCGCGGCGTCATCCGCTACACCGAAGAGGATTGGTGA
- the fadD5 gene encoding fatty-acid--CoA ligase FadD5 — protein MTATVDTVTDLATEPLRSRRNHWNNQIKRHAFMNPEGPALKFQGEVTTWKELDERTRAFAAALTRRGVQFGDRILVVLLNRSEYVEAVLGANLIGAIPVPVNIRMSPAEIAFLVNDSGAKVIVTETMLAPLADAVAASTNAIDHIVVVGGSDKDSHLDYEALVAEGSSDLPEIDVPEETVALIMYTSGTTGKPKGAMLTHTNMQAQAVTCLQALQTRSDDIGSCVAPMFHIAGLGAMAPLFYMGALSVIHPLGAFDPNDMLDTIEKEGTTSIFLVPAQWQAVCAAQQAKPRDLKLRVISWGAAPASDTVLRAMNETFPDALNVAVFGQTEMSPITCVLEGKDALNKIGSIGKVVPSVTARIIDPEGNDVKQGEVGEIVYRGPNMMKGYWQNEQGTADAFAGGWFHSGDLVREDEDGFLYVVDRAKDMIISGGENIYCAEVENVLFGHPSISEAAIIGRAHEKWGEVPVAVVVLAEGVTDLALADLEPYLNENLARFKHPKDLVIVDELPRNAGGKVVKPTLRASYGSKDAGLAD, from the coding sequence ATGACCGCGACCGTCGACACCGTCACCGACCTCGCCACCGAACCGTTGCGCTCCCGCCGCAACCACTGGAACAACCAGATCAAGCGCCACGCCTTCATGAACCCCGAGGGCCCGGCCCTGAAGTTCCAGGGCGAGGTCACCACCTGGAAGGAACTCGACGAGCGGACCCGCGCCTTCGCCGCCGCCCTGACCCGTCGTGGCGTCCAGTTCGGTGACCGCATCCTCGTGGTCCTGCTGAACCGCAGCGAGTACGTCGAAGCGGTGCTGGGCGCCAACCTGATCGGCGCCATCCCGGTGCCGGTGAACATCCGTATGAGCCCGGCCGAGATCGCGTTCCTCGTGAACGACAGCGGTGCCAAGGTGATCGTCACCGAGACGATGCTCGCCCCGCTCGCCGACGCCGTCGCGGCGTCGACCAATGCGATCGACCACATCGTCGTCGTCGGTGGATCGGACAAGGACAGCCACCTCGACTACGAGGCCCTGGTCGCCGAGGGCTCCTCGGACCTGCCCGAGATCGACGTCCCCGAAGAGACCGTCGCGCTGATCATGTACACCTCGGGTACCACCGGAAAGCCCAAGGGCGCCATGCTCACCCACACCAACATGCAGGCGCAGGCGGTGACCTGTCTGCAGGCGCTGCAGACGCGATCCGACGACATCGGATCGTGCGTCGCGCCGATGTTCCACATCGCGGGACTCGGCGCGATGGCGCCGCTGTTCTACATGGGTGCGCTGTCGGTCATCCATCCGCTCGGTGCCTTCGACCCGAACGACATGCTCGACACCATCGAGAAGGAGGGCACCACCTCGATCTTCCTGGTGCCGGCTCAGTGGCAAGCCGTCTGCGCCGCCCAGCAGGCCAAGCCGCGAGACCTGAAGCTGCGCGTCATCAGCTGGGGTGCCGCCCCCGCGTCGGACACGGTGCTGCGGGCGATGAACGAGACCTTCCCCGACGCGCTGAACGTCGCCGTCTTCGGTCAGACCGAGATGTCGCCGATCACCTGCGTGCTCGAGGGAAAGGACGCGCTGAACAAGATCGGTTCCATCGGCAAGGTCGTGCCCTCGGTGACCGCGCGCATCATCGACCCCGAGGGCAACGACGTCAAGCAGGGCGAGGTCGGCGAGATCGTGTACCGCGGGCCCAACATGATGAAGGGCTACTGGCAGAACGAGCAGGGCACCGCCGATGCGTTCGCCGGCGGCTGGTTCCACTCGGGCGATCTCGTGCGTGAGGACGAGGACGGCTTCCTCTACGTCGTCGACCGCGCCAAGGACATGATCATCTCGGGCGGCGAGAACATCTACTGCGCCGAGGTCGAGAACGTCCTGTTCGGTCACCCGAGCATCAGCGAGGCCGCGATCATCGGCCGCGCGCACGAGAAGTGGGGCGAGGTGCCGGTGGCGGTCGTCGTCCTGGCCGAAGGCGTCACCGACCTGGCCCTGGCCGACCTCGAGCCCTACCTGAACGAGAACCTGGCCCGCTTCAAGCACCCGAAGGACCTGGTCATCGTCGACGAGCTGCCGCGCAACGCCGGTGGCAAGGTCGTCAAGCCGACCCTGCGGGCGAGCTACGGCTCCAAGGACGCCGGTCTGGCCGACTGA
- a CDS encoding enoyl-CoA hydratase-related protein — translation MSDETSQAIVTSVDDRGVARLTISRPEKMNALDTEANHGIKAAMEEWSKSDDVRVIVLDGAGGSFSAGADVVSINSQSTANGSSGLDPDQARGIISAGSELARAVRSSQVPVIASVDGPAAGIGASLALAADLIYTTKRSYFLLAFINIGLMPDGGASMLFTSAVGRVRANELALLGEKLRAPEALAAGLVNGVYDDRPALDEAVDKVAAKLAGKSRSALRLTKSALDAHTMSGFEAAIARELEGQTELLQSPEFQAAIAAFAGKK, via the coding sequence GTGAGCGACGAGACCAGCCAGGCAATCGTGACCTCGGTCGACGACCGAGGAGTCGCGCGGCTGACGATTTCCCGCCCGGAGAAGATGAACGCGCTCGACACCGAGGCGAACCACGGCATCAAGGCTGCGATGGAGGAGTGGTCGAAGAGCGACGACGTCCGCGTCATCGTTCTCGACGGTGCCGGCGGGAGCTTCAGCGCCGGAGCCGACGTGGTCTCCATCAACTCACAGTCGACGGCCAACGGTTCGTCGGGGCTCGACCCCGACCAGGCTCGCGGGATCATCTCCGCCGGTTCGGAACTCGCCCGCGCGGTCCGCTCGTCCCAGGTTCCGGTCATCGCCTCCGTCGATGGACCGGCCGCGGGCATCGGTGCCTCGCTGGCCCTGGCCGCCGACCTCATCTACACGACGAAGCGGTCGTACTTCCTGCTCGCCTTCATCAACATCGGCCTGATGCCCGACGGCGGCGCGTCGATGCTCTTCACCTCAGCTGTGGGCCGGGTCCGCGCCAACGAACTCGCGCTCCTCGGTGAAAAGCTTCGCGCCCCTGAGGCTCTCGCGGCGGGACTGGTCAACGGTGTCTACGACGACCGGCCCGCCCTCGACGAAGCCGTCGACAAGGTAGCCGCGAAGCTCGCCGGCAAGAGTCGGTCCGCACTGCGCCTCACCAAGTCCGCGCTCGACGCCCACACCATGTCGGGCTTCGAGGCCGCGATCGCGCGAGAACTCGAGGGGCAGACCGAACTGCTGCAGTCGCCGGAGTTCCAGGCCGCCATCGCCGCCTTCGCCGGCAAGAAGTGA
- a CDS encoding TetR/AcrR family transcriptional regulator: MTVRPGTSTSDTSQTVAPGTRRRRPADRRRLIIDAAAKAFSDGGYHAVRLDDIADAVGISAPALYRHFPNKYALFAETTAVLAQSLRSALDAVEPAGDDELRDLLVAITAASFENRRTGGLYRWESRYLEPADRDIVRDVVVHQHRRVRAAARRLRPELGDADANLTVAAMTSVAASPTTHRSSLPAREVTTLISDTAFDLLDVDLPDPVQPPAPAVHGLAPAAKREIILTEAINLFAARGFRDVTIEDIAHAADLPASGVYRHFPSKVAILEAAFWRATDRVTTAISDALADATTPHEALVGMVRRYVRLTCSSTDLISVYETEIGHATPEARDALRHQQRITVDEWATWMSRERANLPITHARFLVHAALNVVTDLSRLRPQPSPERIEALSVRILLGGNVTPTAPRSRPSASGRPAAPGSP; encoded by the coding sequence ATGACCGTGCGCCCGGGGACGTCGACCTCTGACACGTCTCAGACCGTCGCGCCGGGCACCCGACGACGCCGTCCGGCCGACCGCAGGCGACTCATCATCGATGCTGCGGCGAAAGCATTCAGCGACGGCGGTTACCACGCGGTTCGCCTCGACGACATCGCCGATGCGGTGGGGATCTCCGCGCCCGCGCTCTACCGGCACTTCCCCAACAAGTACGCGCTGTTCGCGGAGACCACCGCCGTGCTGGCCCAGTCGCTGCGGTCGGCGCTCGATGCGGTGGAACCCGCCGGCGACGACGAACTGCGCGACCTGCTCGTGGCGATCACCGCGGCCTCCTTCGAGAACCGCCGCACCGGTGGCCTGTACCGGTGGGAGTCCCGGTACCTCGAGCCGGCCGACCGGGACATCGTCCGCGACGTCGTGGTGCACCAGCACCGCCGTGTTCGCGCGGCGGCGCGACGCCTGCGCCCCGAGCTCGGCGATGCCGACGCCAATCTGACCGTCGCCGCGATGACCAGCGTCGCGGCCAGCCCGACGACCCATCGCTCCTCGCTGCCGGCGCGCGAGGTCACCACCCTCATCTCCGATACCGCGTTCGACCTGCTCGACGTCGACCTCCCCGATCCGGTGCAACCGCCGGCTCCCGCCGTTCACGGCCTCGCACCGGCGGCGAAGCGCGAGATCATCCTGACGGAGGCGATCAACCTGTTCGCCGCCCGCGGCTTCCGCGACGTCACCATCGAGGACATCGCGCATGCCGCGGACCTTCCGGCATCCGGCGTGTACCGCCACTTCCCGAGCAAGGTCGCGATCCTCGAGGCCGCGTTCTGGCGGGCGACCGACCGCGTCACGACCGCCATCTCCGACGCCCTCGCCGATGCGACGACGCCGCACGAGGCGCTCGTCGGAATGGTGCGCCGATACGTTCGACTGACCTGCAGCTCAACCGATCTGATCAGCGTCTACGAGACCGAGATCGGACACGCCACGCCTGAGGCCCGGGATGCGCTGCGCCATCAGCAACGCATCACCGTCGATGAATGGGCGACCTGGATGAGTCGCGAGCGAGCGAACCTCCCGATCACCCACGCGCGGTTCCTGGTGCACGCCGCACTCAACGTCGTCACCGACCTGTCGCGGCTGCGGCCACAACCCTCCCCCGAACGCATCGAGGCGCTGTCGGTGCGAATTCTGCTGGGCGGGAACGTAACTCCTACAGCACCGCGAAGTCGTCCATCAGCCAGCGGCCGTCCTGCTGCACCAGGGTCACCTTGA
- a CDS encoding pyridoxamine 5'-phosphate oxidase family protein: MALTKNEREAFLAEPHVAALSVEAEPGRAPLTVPIWYQYEPGGRPWLLTGTESRKLNLIRAAGRFTLMVDEVSPRLMYVSVSGDAVDMVAGTRDDLREMASRYLPQQAVEPYIEMAEKEHGPQTKVYLDPQQWVSLNLGSLGDLPVV, translated from the coding sequence ATGGCACTCACCAAGAACGAAAGAGAAGCGTTTCTGGCAGAACCACACGTCGCGGCGTTGTCCGTCGAGGCCGAGCCCGGGAGGGCGCCGCTGACGGTGCCGATCTGGTACCAGTACGAGCCCGGCGGCCGGCCATGGCTGCTCACCGGCACAGAGTCGCGGAAGCTGAACCTCATCCGGGCGGCGGGGCGGTTCACCCTCATGGTCGACGAGGTGTCGCCGCGCCTCATGTACGTCTCGGTGTCCGGCGATGCCGTCGACATGGTCGCCGGAACCCGGGACGACCTGCGCGAGATGGCATCTCGTTACCTTCCGCAGCAGGCCGTCGAACCGTACATCGAGATGGCCGAGAAGGAACACGGTCCGCAGACCAAGGTGTACCTCGACCCTCAGCAGTGGGTGTCGCTGAACCTCGGCAGCCTCGGCGACCTGCCGGTGGTATGA
- a CDS encoding isocitrate lyase/PEP mutase family protein: MTELADKAKTLLELHRPGDPVILPTVWDAWSANLAVSAGFTALTVGSHPVSDSIGKPDNEGITFGELTTRIKQITAAVDVPISVDIESGYGEDPKTLIDGLIDAGAVGLNIEDTVHSEGGRLREAQEHADFVGALRAASDATDVHVVVNARTDLFLKQVGDESDRVDRAIARMKLCAEAGADVLYPVGFHDDATQKRLADELPLPVNAIGHPTKNNKAALAALGVGRVSFGPLFQMVLAERAAEVLAPWK; encoded by the coding sequence ATGACCGAACTCGCCGACAAGGCCAAGACCCTGCTCGAACTCCACCGGCCCGGAGACCCGGTGATCCTGCCGACGGTGTGGGACGCATGGTCGGCGAATCTGGCGGTGTCCGCGGGATTCACCGCACTCACCGTCGGTAGTCACCCGGTGTCGGACTCGATCGGCAAACCCGACAACGAGGGCATCACCTTCGGGGAACTCACGACGCGGATCAAACAGATCACCGCAGCGGTCGACGTCCCGATCTCCGTCGACATCGAATCCGGCTACGGCGAAGACCCCAAGACGCTGATCGACGGCCTCATCGACGCCGGTGCTGTCGGCCTCAACATCGAGGACACCGTCCACAGCGAGGGCGGCCGACTCCGCGAGGCGCAGGAGCACGCCGACTTCGTGGGCGCCCTGCGGGCGGCGTCGGACGCCACCGATGTCCACGTCGTCGTCAACGCCCGCACCGACCTGTTTCTCAAGCAGGTCGGCGACGAATCCGACCGCGTCGACCGCGCCATCGCCCGGATGAAGCTGTGTGCAGAGGCCGGTGCCGACGTGCTCTATCCCGTCGGTTTCCACGACGACGCCACGCAGAAGCGGCTCGCGGACGAACTTCCGCTCCCGGTCAACGCCATCGGGCACCCGACCAAGAACAACAAGGCGGCACTCGCCGCGCTCGGCGTCGGACGCGTGAGCTTCGGCCCGCTGTTCCAGATGGTGCTCGCCGAACGCGCCGCCGAGGTTCTCGCTCCCTGGAAGTAG
- a CDS encoding dihydrofolate reductase family protein → MPQLLRVQNFAVSQDGIGAGENQTFERPFGDTVEPWELMSWAGATASWPNRTDPGGTRGLDDYFTRDFTHNIGAEIMGRNKFGHQRGPWTDHDWLGWWGDEPPFHTPVFVLTHHLRPSFTLGETTFHFLDATPAEAAEKAKAAADGKDVRIGGGVSTVREFLDADLIDTLHIAVAPVTYGNGLRLWNSPAELEDRFEHEVVPSPSGVTHHLFWRK, encoded by the coding sequence ATGCCGCAGCTACTCAGAGTGCAGAACTTCGCGGTCTCGCAGGACGGGATCGGTGCCGGCGAGAACCAGACCTTCGAGCGGCCGTTCGGTGACACCGTCGAACCCTGGGAACTGATGTCCTGGGCAGGGGCCACCGCGAGCTGGCCCAACCGCACCGATCCCGGCGGCACCCGCGGACTCGACGACTACTTCACCCGCGACTTCACCCACAACATCGGTGCGGAGATCATGGGCCGCAACAAGTTCGGGCACCAGCGAGGTCCGTGGACCGACCATGACTGGCTGGGGTGGTGGGGCGACGAGCCGCCGTTCCACACCCCGGTCTTCGTCCTGACCCATCACCTCCGACCGTCCTTCACGTTGGGTGAGACCACATTCCACTTTCTCGACGCCACACCGGCCGAGGCGGCGGAGAAGGCGAAGGCCGCGGCCGACGGCAAGGACGTCCGGATCGGCGGGGGAGTCAGCACCGTCCGGGAGTTCCTCGACGCCGATCTCATCGACACGCTGCACATCGCGGTCGCACCCGTCACCTACGGAAACGGACTGCGGCTGTGGAACTCGCCCGCCGAGTTGGAGGACCGTTTCGAGCACGAAGTGGTCCCGAGTCCGAGCGGGGTCACCCACCACTTGTTCTGGCGGAAGTAG
- a CDS encoding SDR family oxidoreductase codes for MTIAVTGATGQLGGLVIGELLARGVPAADIVAIVRDEAKADDLASKGVQIRVASYDDPEALRRALDGVDKLLLISGSEVGRRVPQHTNVIEAAEAGGVGLIAYTSLLNAATSGLGLAPEHVATEKRLTESSIPAVFLRNGWYWENYLQAIGQAAATGALFGAAGEGKVAGAARADYAAAAAAVLTADADQGGKIYELGGDERITYADLAKIIGEAAGKTVEYRDLPEAEYAKVLADNGVPEQFAAVLAGSDAGIARGELDTTSGDLQALIGRSSTPVAEIVRVATA; via the coding sequence ATGACGATTGCAGTGACGGGTGCGACGGGGCAGCTCGGTGGACTGGTGATCGGCGAGCTGCTCGCACGGGGAGTCCCGGCCGCGGACATCGTGGCGATCGTGCGGGATGAGGCGAAGGCCGACGACCTTGCGTCGAAGGGCGTCCAGATCCGCGTCGCCTCCTATGACGACCCGGAGGCACTTCGACGCGCACTCGACGGTGTCGACAAGCTGCTCCTGATCTCGGGTTCGGAGGTCGGACGTCGAGTTCCGCAGCACACCAACGTGATCGAGGCCGCGGAAGCCGGGGGCGTCGGGCTGATCGCCTACACGAGCCTCCTCAATGCCGCGACGAGCGGACTCGGGCTGGCGCCCGAACACGTCGCCACCGAGAAGCGTCTCACCGAGTCGTCGATCCCCGCGGTCTTCCTCCGCAACGGTTGGTACTGGGAGAACTACCTGCAGGCCATCGGGCAGGCTGCCGCCACCGGCGCACTGTTCGGTGCGGCCGGCGAGGGCAAGGTTGCCGGTGCGGCCCGCGCCGACTACGCGGCTGCCGCCGCTGCGGTCCTCACCGCTGACGCCGACCAGGGTGGCAAAATCTACGAGCTCGGCGGCGACGAGCGCATCACCTACGCCGACCTCGCGAAGATCATCGGCGAAGCGGCCGGTAAGACCGTCGAATACCGGGACCTGCCCGAGGCCGAGTATGCGAAGGTGCTCGCCGACAACGGCGTCCCAGAGCAGTTCGCCGCCGTGCTGGCGGGCTCCGATGCCGGCATCGCCCGCGGCGAGCTCGACACCACGTCCGGTGACCTTCAGGCGCTCATCGGCCGGTCGTCGACGCCGGTCGCCGAGATCGTCCGAGTCGCTACCGCCTGA
- a CDS encoding winged helix-turn-helix transcriptional regulator, which yields MPDHDDQSLEADVFARDCSSRSTLQTVTGRWGSLVLIALGESNYRFSALRRRVDGVSERMLSQTLQNLERDGMIVRTVLEAIPPKVEYHLTPLGRQVADQLQGLIDLVQDSMPTVREAQAEYDYRHRAKA from the coding sequence ATGCCCGACCACGACGACCAGTCCCTCGAGGCGGACGTCTTCGCACGCGACTGCTCGTCGAGGTCGACTCTGCAGACGGTCACCGGGCGCTGGGGCAGCCTGGTCCTGATCGCGTTGGGCGAGAGCAACTATCGGTTCAGCGCACTTCGACGCCGCGTCGACGGCGTGAGCGAACGGATGCTGTCGCAGACGCTCCAGAACCTGGAGCGCGACGGCATGATCGTGCGAACCGTCCTGGAGGCGATCCCGCCGAAGGTCGAGTACCACCTCACCCCGCTCGGCCGGCAGGTCGCCGACCAGTTGCAAGGACTCATCGACTTGGTGCAGGACAGCATGCCGACGGTGCGCGAGGCGCAGGCGGAGTACGACTACCGGCACAGGGCGAAGGCCTGA
- a CDS encoding alpha/beta fold hydrolase, translating to MTTVSIGDLTVNYAEQGSGESSSTPIVLVHGLGEDSRSWAHTQRDLADLHTYAYDLRGFGSTTVGEADGTLDQLGRDLVGFLETVTGPAIVVGFSAGGTIVLWAAAERPDLVSRAIVLGTSSVVGRAAAEFYQQRADQAADTSSDEFGTAMRDDTVAGLVSAHDRVDEITARRLEAVGDGAGYSNAARAMAGVREQPLTPRLSEIRQHVDVIAADRDALCPEKAAKMIVDGLADVTYRVIPDAGHLMNVDNPAAVTAALREAIVGD from the coding sequence ATGACGACGGTGTCGATCGGCGATCTCACGGTGAACTACGCGGAACAGGGGAGCGGCGAAAGCTCTTCAACGCCAATTGTTCTGGTGCACGGACTGGGTGAGGACAGTCGAAGCTGGGCGCACACGCAGCGCGACCTCGCCGATCTGCACACCTACGCCTATGACCTCCGCGGCTTCGGCTCGACGACGGTCGGCGAGGCTGATGGGACGCTGGACCAGCTCGGTCGGGATCTCGTCGGGTTCCTCGAGACGGTGACCGGACCCGCGATCGTGGTCGGGTTCTCCGCCGGCGGGACGATCGTGCTCTGGGCCGCTGCCGAGCGGCCGGACCTGGTGAGCCGGGCCATCGTCCTCGGTACGTCCTCGGTGGTGGGACGAGCCGCTGCCGAGTTCTACCAGCAGCGCGCCGATCAGGCCGCCGACACCTCGAGCGACGAGTTCGGCACCGCGATGCGCGACGACACCGTCGCCGGCCTGGTGTCCGCTCACGACCGCGTCGACGAGATCACGGCCAGGAGGCTCGAGGCGGTCGGGGATGGCGCAGGCTATTCAAACGCCGCACGAGCGATGGCCGGAGTGCGCGAGCAGCCACTGACCCCACGGCTTTCCGAGATCCGGCAGCATGTCGACGTGATCGCCGCCGATCGTGACGCGTTGTGTCCGGAGAAGGCCGCGAAGATGATCGTCGACGGTCTGGCGGACGTGACCTACCGCGTGATCCCGGACGCCGGGCACCTGATGAACGTCGACAACCCGGCCGCCGTGACCGCGGCGCTGCGCGAGGCCATCGTCGGCGACTGA
- a CDS encoding dihydrofolate reductase family protein — protein MATTIYSAAASLDGFIAGPGGDMSWLTRFFGEDAPEGSDSTAALRLREGTGSLLVGNRSFRGDDPNKGTDREGAFEGEFHGPTVVLTHNPPAEPVEGVTFVSDLNRAVEEAKRLAGDGYVTVIGADVARQMIDAGLLDEVLLFHVPVFLGDGVRVFDRPGGGEVRLTRVPGETEFWCRVER, from the coding sequence ATGGCGACGACGATCTACTCGGCAGCGGCATCGCTCGACGGCTTCATCGCCGGTCCCGGTGGCGACATGTCCTGGCTGACGCGATTCTTCGGCGAGGACGCACCCGAGGGCAGCGACAGCACGGCAGCGCTCCGTCTCCGGGAGGGGACCGGGTCCCTGCTGGTGGGAAATCGGAGCTTCCGCGGTGACGATCCCAACAAGGGCACCGACCGCGAGGGCGCCTTCGAGGGTGAATTCCATGGACCGACAGTCGTTCTCACGCACAACCCGCCCGCCGAGCCCGTGGAGGGCGTCACCTTCGTCTCCGACCTGAACCGCGCCGTCGAGGAGGCCAAGCGCCTGGCGGGAGACGGGTACGTCACCGTCATCGGCGCCGACGTCGCGCGTCAGATGATCGACGCCGGACTGCTCGACGAGGTCCTGCTCTTCCACGTCCCGGTCTTCCTGGGCGACGGGGTCCGGGTCTTCGATCGACCCGGCGGCGGAGAGGTGCGCCTGACGCGTGTCCCCGGCGAAACCGAGTTCTGGTGCCGCGTCGAGAGGTGA